In a single window of the Candidatus Hydrogenedentota bacterium genome:
- a CDS encoding type II toxin-antitoxin system RelE/ParE family toxin, with protein sequence MGHVRYTFLAETDLEDIWFYIARDDRRAADRAVIAIDAECVRFSDVPDAGRARQDIGEGVRHVAWGRYVIYYRRIEGGIQVLRILHSARDITTDLFELE encoded by the coding sequence GTGGGGCACGTTCGATACACGTTTCTTGCAGAGACGGATCTCGAAGATATTTGGTTCTACATTGCCCGCGACGACCGTCGTGCGGCGGATCGTGCTGTCATTGCGATAGATGCCGAATGCGTGAGGTTTTCGGATGTCCCAGACGCGGGGAGAGCGCGTCAGGATATCGGGGAAGGAGTTCGACATGTGGCGTGGGGGCGATACGTGATCTATTACCGTCGAATTGAAGGTGGTATCCAAGTCTTGCGAATTCTTCACAGTGCACGCGATATAACAACCGACCTGTTTGAACTCGAATGA
- a CDS encoding glycosyltransferase family 9 protein, whose translation MSRPASGPHVARSRPNRALRTLTWVIAHLPGGVHPTPAQDPRSILVYRMGNLGDIVVALPAFHALRDRYPKARMMLVTSPTKRGAPGAVEVLAKDDTFNEMIVYYEDESSSPAFLRKLRRQIIAAKVDFAILLPDDLSTAKSLAKQMAILAASGVRRIIGAEVVDHKDFAKGQVPRLMELIRPLGCSEVESFPWIKADQSDAARIAALLPPGQGPLIGMQCGAKRPANRWMPERFIALGQALVSELDARLIFTGSEGEKPLIESIIQGIGPGCTNLVGQTTIPELAALANLCDCFVSNDTGTMHVVASTGKPVVAIFSARDHAHRWYPYGEQHIVLRHNPECSPCLQDTCPLYDAPICLTAHEVAHVLAAVREVLAR comes from the coding sequence CAGACCCGCATCGGGGCCGCATGTGGCCCGTTCTCGGCCCAATCGCGCGCTGCGCACGCTCACATGGGTCATCGCCCACCTGCCCGGTGGCGTGCATCCGACGCCCGCGCAGGACCCGCGCAGCATCCTCGTCTACCGCATGGGGAACCTCGGCGACATCGTAGTGGCCCTGCCCGCTTTCCATGCCCTCCGGGATCGCTATCCCAAGGCTCGCATGATGCTCGTCACCTCGCCCACGAAGCGCGGCGCACCCGGTGCGGTGGAGGTGCTCGCGAAGGACGACACCTTCAACGAGATGATCGTCTACTACGAAGACGAGTCCAGCAGCCCGGCATTCTTGAGGAAGCTCCGACGCCAGATCATCGCCGCGAAAGTCGATTTCGCCATTCTACTGCCCGACGACCTCTCCACCGCGAAAAGCCTCGCCAAGCAGATGGCCATCCTTGCGGCCTCCGGCGTACGGCGCATCATTGGCGCGGAAGTGGTAGACCACAAAGACTTTGCCAAAGGTCAGGTGCCGCGATTGATGGAACTGATTCGGCCGCTCGGTTGTAGCGAGGTGGAGTCTTTCCCGTGGATCAAGGCGGATCAGTCCGACGCGGCCCGGATTGCGGCACTTCTTCCGCCCGGCCAGGGTCCCCTCATCGGCATGCAGTGCGGCGCCAAGCGCCCCGCCAACCGCTGGATGCCCGAACGCTTCATCGCCCTGGGACAGGCCCTCGTGAGCGAGCTGGACGCCCGCCTCATCTTCACCGGCAGCGAAGGGGAAAAGCCTCTGATCGAAAGCATCATCCAGGGCATCGGCCCCGGCTGCACCAACCTCGTGGGCCAAACCACCATCCCCGAACTCGCCGCTCTCGCCAACCTGTGCGATTGCTTTGTTTCCAACGACACCGGGACCATGCACGTCGTCGCGAGCACCGGCAAACCCGTCGTCGCCATCTTCTCCGCCCGCGACCACGCCCACCGCTGGTATCCCTACGGCGAGCAGCACATCGTCCTGCGCCACAATCCCGAGTGCAGCCCCTGCCTCCAGGACACCTGCCCGCTCTACGACGCCCCCATCTGCCTCACCGCCCACGAGGTGGCTCATGTGCTGGCCGCGGTGCGGGAAGTGCTGGCGCGGTGA
- a CDS encoding addiction module protein: MIPIPLDERSVEDKRQTMELIWEDLYRNESSVPSPAWHGEVLHERDTALKTGETELEDWELAKQRILGEMERA; encoded by the coding sequence ATGATTCCCATTCCCTTGGACGAAAGGTCTGTGGAAGACAAGCGCCAGACTATGGAGCTTATTTGGGAAGATCTTTACCGCAATGAATCGAGCGTCCCATCGCCCGCGTGGCACGGAGAGGTGTTACACGAACGCGATACGGCGTTGAAGACTGGCGAGACAGAGCTTGAAGATTGGGAACTGGCAAAGCAGCGGATACTGGGTGAAATGGAGCGAGCTTGA
- a CDS encoding type II toxin-antitoxin system ParD family antitoxin translates to MNVILPERLQEFVRSRVESGEFRSVDEVLEQGVLLLQEKYEKDRDDSARLEELKSMVAAGIADADQGRLTSFNLEKIRERGQARLEAERAKG, encoded by the coding sequence ATGAATGTCATACTTCCAGAAAGGCTTCAGGAGTTCGTCCGTTCCAGGGTGGAGTCCGGCGAGTTTCGATCAGTGGACGAGGTCCTTGAGCAGGGTGTGCTGTTGTTGCAGGAGAAGTATGAGAAGGACCGTGACGATTCGGCGCGGCTCGAAGAACTGAAGTCCATGGTTGCCGCTGGTATTGCCGATGCCGATCAGGGACGGTTGACAAGTTTCAATCTCGAAAAGATAAGGGAGCGTGGACAAGCGCGACTCGAAGCTGAAAGGGCAAAGGGGTAA
- a CDS encoding DUF2029 domain-containing protein yields MPSEVTATSRLTASLLLLGVAVVACCLAIAGLSSGFAYGTDMADRPILPFVAFLMLAALPYFASVYLAPRASHSRKLAWGIFIIGVAMRLVMAIAQPILEDDFYRYLWDGAVTAHGHHPYTIRPADARAGGEGVSPELLALAQESGVVLQRVNHPELGTIYPPVTQAVFGLAHVLAPWSRAGLLTLYYAADCVAFALLLALLRRLGRNPALVLVYWWNPLCVKEIYNSLHMDILLAPCLLLFLLMFLRRRPVIASCALAVATAVKLWPFLLLAPMLVTLRKSPRALVISLCACLLLSALLLAPMAGTRMLGNASGLAAYSARWEMNDALFMVFPWSIRHIATIAGHTLSAGEAHRAGKLIAGLVLLAATVLICRRAVNQDSSHAEPEHRMAAAVLWITAALFLLSPTQFPWYFIWFAPLLSLIPSRGLMLLTLTLPLYYLKFYLDARGQVQLFHHGVVWLEYVPVWLLLLWDRGKETPRHVAN; encoded by the coding sequence GTGCCCTCCGAAGTCACCGCCACATCGCGCCTCACCGCAAGCCTGCTCCTCCTGGGCGTGGCCGTGGTTGCCTGCTGCCTGGCCATCGCCGGGCTCTCCAGTGGCTTCGCCTATGGCACCGACATGGCCGACCGACCCATATTGCCCTTCGTCGCGTTCCTCATGCTCGCCGCGTTGCCCTACTTCGCTTCGGTCTATCTCGCGCCGCGCGCAAGCCATTCGCGAAAACTCGCCTGGGGCATTTTTATCATCGGCGTCGCCATGCGCCTCGTCATGGCCATTGCCCAGCCCATTCTCGAAGATGATTTCTACCGCTATCTCTGGGATGGCGCCGTTACCGCGCATGGACACCATCCCTACACGATCCGTCCCGCCGATGCCCGCGCCGGCGGGGAAGGGGTATCGCCCGAGCTCCTCGCCCTCGCGCAGGAGAGCGGGGTCGTACTGCAACGCGTCAATCATCCGGAGCTCGGCACCATTTATCCCCCCGTGACCCAGGCCGTATTCGGCCTCGCCCACGTCCTCGCCCCCTGGAGCCGCGCGGGCCTCCTCACCCTCTACTACGCAGCCGATTGCGTCGCCTTCGCCCTCCTGCTGGCCCTCCTGCGCCGTCTCGGCAGGAATCCCGCCCTCGTGCTGGTCTATTGGTGGAATCCCCTCTGCGTGAAGGAAATCTATAATTCACTGCACATGGACATCCTCCTCGCGCCTTGTCTGCTGCTTTTCCTGTTGATGTTTTTACGCAGACGACCCGTCATCGCGTCATGCGCTCTGGCCGTGGCCACCGCTGTCAAACTGTGGCCGTTCCTCCTCCTCGCGCCCATGCTCGTGACGCTTCGCAAGTCGCCCCGTGCCCTCGTTATCAGTTTGTGCGCCTGCCTGCTGCTTTCCGCCTTGCTCCTCGCGCCCATGGCGGGCACCCGCATGCTGGGCAATGCCTCCGGCCTTGCGGCCTACAGCGCACGCTGGGAAATGAACGATGCCCTTTTCATGGTGTTCCCCTGGTCCATCAGGCACATTGCCACCATCGCGGGCCACACCCTCAGCGCCGGCGAGGCCCACCGCGCGGGAAAACTGATCGCCGGACTCGTTTTGCTCGCCGCCACTGTCCTGATTTGCCGCCGCGCCGTGAACCAGGACTCGAGCCACGCTGAGCCCGAACACCGGATGGCGGCCGCCGTACTCTGGATCACCGCCGCCCTTTTTCTACTCAGCCCCACCCAGTTCCCCTGGTATTTCATCTGGTTTGCCCCACTCCTCTCCCTGATTCCCAGTCGCGGCCTGATGCTCCTGACCCTCACCCTGCCGCTCTACTACCTCAAATTCTATCTCGACGCCCGCGGTCAGGTGCAGCTCTTCCACCACGGCGTCGTCTGGCTGGAATACGTTCCCGTGTGGCTTCTGCTTCTTTGGGACCGGGGGAAAGAAACTCCCAGGCATGTCGCCAATTGA
- the asnB gene encoding asparagine synthase (glutamine-hydrolyzing), translating to MVHPFVGGLASVMPTSKLYTNPTHCSAISAIKHRPTRNTWHPPPNPCRIAPQSTHTPQPRNPMCGICGKLNVDPAQPVAPELLRDMGSLMAHRGPDDSGLYTEGPIGLGHRRLSIIDVAGGHQPISNVDGSVWIVFNGEIYNHLELRIGLESRGYVYKTHSDTETILHAYEAWGTDCVGKLRGMFAFAIWDARDHSLFLARDHFGIKPIYYTETDDAFLFASELKTLFLDDAVDESFDPIALYDYFTFKFIPTPRTPFRAIKKLPQAHWMRVRDGKVEMQRYWTPTFDGVSRKSEPELLEELESLLHDSVREQCMSEVPLGVFLSGGVDSTLLALLHAKLTDRPISTFAMGFQGQRGFDETSYAAAAAAACGADHHIFQCGPDSTQSLPEILWHLEEPLADAALLPLHALCHEAAKHVAVVHCGDGADEIFGGYTRFYWDNIATQFGRVPGPVRRGLLAPGFRAMQSLPGRFKELGRRGEKFCTYAGLHPAARYMNWFTHIHDDIKHQLLHPDLLKEVGEYRSTAVFEQIFHDARAIGLDAMGQRQYCELYNFVPDDLMLKSDKIAMSASLEGRFPFLDPRLVEFGLSLPVHQKMGARDLKVLLKKLLAKHMPPDFVNRKKQGFEVPVAHWFRGQLNTDLREMVDNLDDHLLNGGYVKSLVERLDAGDPTASRPCFSIYIFEQWRRIFESPRRKCRERLAVIKSNAQVSP from the coding sequence ATGGTTCATCCTTTCGTTGGCGGATTGGCGTCGGTCATGCCGACATCAAAACTATACACCAATCCGACCCACTGCTCGGCAATTTCCGCCATCAAGCATCGCCCCACGCGCAACACGTGGCACCCGCCGCCGAATCCGTGTAGAATCGCCCCACAGTCCACCCATACACCCCAACCCCGGAACCCTATGTGCGGCATTTGCGGAAAACTTAACGTCGACCCGGCCCAACCCGTGGCGCCCGAACTCCTGCGTGACATGGGCAGCCTCATGGCCCATCGCGGGCCCGACGACAGCGGCCTCTACACCGAAGGCCCCATCGGCCTTGGCCATCGCCGTCTCAGCATCATCGACGTGGCGGGCGGTCACCAGCCGATTTCCAATGTCGACGGCTCGGTCTGGATCGTCTTCAACGGCGAGATCTATAACCACCTCGAACTGCGCATCGGCCTGGAGTCGCGGGGCTATGTCTACAAGACCCATAGCGACACCGAGACCATTCTCCACGCCTACGAGGCCTGGGGCACCGACTGCGTTGGGAAATTGCGCGGCATGTTTGCCTTCGCCATCTGGGACGCGCGTGATCACAGCCTCTTTCTCGCGCGTGATCACTTCGGCATCAAGCCGATCTACTACACCGAGACCGACGACGCGTTCCTCTTCGCGTCGGAGCTGAAGACCCTCTTTCTCGACGATGCCGTGGATGAATCCTTCGATCCCATTGCGTTATACGATTATTTCACCTTCAAGTTCATTCCGACACCGCGCACGCCCTTTCGGGCCATCAAGAAACTGCCCCAGGCCCACTGGATGCGCGTTCGCGATGGGAAGGTGGAAATGCAGCGCTACTGGACGCCCACTTTCGACGGAGTATCCAGAAAAAGCGAGCCCGAGCTGCTCGAAGAGCTCGAATCGCTGCTTCACGATTCCGTGCGCGAGCAGTGCATGAGCGAAGTGCCCCTCGGGGTATTCCTCAGTGGCGGTGTGGATTCGACCCTCCTCGCCCTGCTCCATGCGAAACTCACCGATCGCCCGATCTCCACCTTCGCCATGGGCTTTCAAGGCCAGCGCGGCTTCGACGAGACCAGCTACGCCGCCGCAGCGGCCGCCGCCTGCGGCGCGGATCACCACATCTTCCAGTGCGGACCCGATTCCACACAATCGCTACCGGAAATCCTCTGGCACCTCGAAGAGCCCCTGGCCGATGCCGCCCTATTGCCCCTTCATGCCCTGTGTCACGAAGCAGCGAAGCACGTGGCGGTCGTCCATTGTGGCGATGGCGCGGACGAGATCTTCGGCGGTTACACGCGATTCTACTGGGACAACATCGCGACCCAGTTCGGTCGCGTGCCCGGTCCGGTCCGCCGAGGTCTGCTCGCGCCGGGCTTTCGCGCCATGCAATCCCTGCCGGGGCGCTTCAAGGAACTGGGCCGTCGCGGCGAGAAATTCTGCACCTATGCGGGACTCCATCCCGCAGCGCGCTACATGAACTGGTTTACACACATCCACGACGATATCAAGCACCAGTTGTTGCATCCCGATCTGCTGAAGGAAGTGGGGGAGTACCGCTCCACCGCAGTCTTTGAGCAAATCTTTCACGACGCCCGCGCCATCGGCCTCGATGCCATGGGCCAGCGTCAATACTGTGAACTGTACAACTTCGTGCCCGACGATCTCATGCTGAAGTCCGACAAGATCGCCATGTCGGCCAGTCTCGAAGGGCGTTTTCCTTTCCTCGATCCGCGCCTGGTCGAGTTCGGTCTTTCTTTGCCGGTCCATCAGAAGATGGGTGCCCGTGATCTCAAAGTGTTGTTGAAGAAGCTCCTCGCGAAGCACATGCCACCCGACTTTGTGAATCGAAAGAAACAAGGCTTCGAAGTGCCCGTGGCCCACTGGTTTCGCGGTCAACTGAACACGGACCTTCGCGAAATGGTAGACAACCTTGATGATCACCTGCTGAACGGCGGCTACGTGAAATCCCTCGTGGAACGCCTCGATGCCGGCGACCCCACGGCCTCGCGTCCCTGTTTCAGTATCTACATCTTCGAGCAATGGCGGCGGATCTTCGAGAGTCCCCGTCGTAAGTGCCGCGAGCGCCTCGCAGTGATAAAGAGCAATGCGCAGGTAAGCCCCTGA